Proteins from a single region of Chryseobacterium scophthalmum:
- a CDS encoding DUF2089 family protein — protein MKLPIICPSCDHTLNVSQMKCPDCGTNVNGDYELPVFLKLNRDEQDFILNFFLSSGSIKEMAKQAELSYPTMRNKMDDLIQKIDQLKK, from the coding sequence ATGAAACTTCCTATAATTTGTCCGAGTTGTGATCATACACTCAATGTAAGCCAGATGAAATGCCCCGATTGTGGAACCAATGTAAACGGCGATTATGAACTTCCCGTTTTTTTAAAACTCAACAGAGACGAACAGGATTTTATCTTAAACTTTTTTCTTTCCAGCGGAAGCATTAAAGAAATGGCGAAACAGGCAGAACTTTCTTACCCAACCATGAGAAATAAAATGGACGATCTTATTCAAAAAATTGATCAACTAAAAAAATAA
- a CDS encoding YdeI/OmpD-associated family protein yields MSATFFPTPQDFRNWLDKNHKIEQELLVGFYKVGTKKPSITWSESVDQALCFGWIDGVRRSIDEESYSIRFTPRKPTSIWSVVNIKKIEELTKAGLMKEAGLAAFKLRKEEKSGIYSHEKEPAKLTSEYEKQFKANKKAWDFFEKQAPSYKKVMIHWIMSAKQEKTQISRLEKTISESENGKRIS; encoded by the coding sequence ATGTCTGCAACCTTCTTTCCAACACCCCAAGATTTCAGAAACTGGCTCGATAAAAACCATAAAATCGAACAAGAATTACTGGTCGGTTTCTATAAAGTCGGAACCAAAAAGCCATCAATAACATGGTCTGAATCTGTAGATCAGGCTTTGTGTTTTGGCTGGATTGACGGCGTAAGAAGATCGATTGATGAAGAAAGTTACAGCATCCGTTTTACACCAAGAAAACCGACAAGTATTTGGAGCGTTGTGAATATTAAAAAAATAGAAGAGCTTACCAAAGCAGGGTTGATGAAGGAAGCTGGTTTGGCAGCATTCAAGCTTAGAAAAGAAGAAAAATCCGGGATTTATTCTCACGAAAAAGAACCTGCAAAACTTACATCAGAATACGAAAAACAGTTTAAAGCCAATAAAAAAGCGTGGGATTTTTTTGAAAAACAAGCTCCTTCTTACAAAAAGGTAATGATTCACTGGATTATGAGTGCCAAACAAGAGAAAACGCAGATTTCACGATTAGAAAAAACTATTTCAGAAAGTGAAAATGGAAAAAGGATATCTTGA
- a CDS encoding immunity 22 family protein yields the protein MNTQVLDFWVGNFRTEEDFFQFVEEDENYYIEEESDDTYISKFAESQDTIWFDQDLMEYGFEQSIQHFSEYSFADQWLPVLYNRLNEMNLKFDINSLVFVSQGQIPTPKSMENDDFSLTYVGGIEFEY from the coding sequence ATGAATACACAGGTTTTAGATTTTTGGGTAGGAAATTTCAGAACGGAAGAAGATTTTTTCCAGTTTGTAGAGGAAGATGAGAATTACTACATCGAAGAAGAATCTGATGACACTTATATTTCAAAATTTGCAGAATCACAAGACACCATCTGGTTTGATCAGGATTTAATGGAATACGGTTTTGAGCAAAGTATTCAGCATTTTTCTGAATATTCTTTTGCTGACCAGTGGCTTCCCGTTCTATACAACAGATTGAATGAGATGAATCTTAAATTTGATATCAACTCATTGGTTTTTGTAAGCCAAGGACAAATTCCAACACCAAAATCTATGGAAAATGATGATTTTTCTTTAACTTATGTTGGAGGAATTGAGTTTGAATATTAA
- a CDS encoding toxin-antitoxin system YwqK family antitoxin, which translates to MGINMTKHFIQLFCVLSFCFATAQENIYFDENWKETSKENASFYRTVKSNKGLFEINDYYINGNIQFKGFASNNVEPFIYNGLLTWYYINGGIESKVNFKDGIQNGLYEKFYTNGKLDNTVMYLNGKRDGLYREYYDSGELQGKMTYVNGKKEGRSIEYYKDGKEKFVRNFKNDSLDGKFSAYWENGNLKADGFYVNGVFQNKYTEYFEDGKVAATSNIINGKMDGEYLIYFDDGKLKTLITNKNGVMNGKYEVYNRSGNLFNKGNAMNGYQEGECFDYYYEGELRKKYFIKNKNVDGKYYEYFRDKKISTEGEFKDGKALKYNSISLRKENGKTVSAEMTLKDGVENWKFYNDKILVVEAFYKDGFKSGLWKIYSKKTGKLLQTRDHKNNQKDGEQYLQTTRIENFDPFLFLSDRFMLKQSILDINSNDVLINTINDEDVNVLISSL; encoded by the coding sequence ATGGGAATTAATATGACCAAGCATTTTATACAACTATTTTGTGTACTTTCTTTCTGTTTTGCTACTGCGCAGGAAAATATATATTTTGATGAAAATTGGAAAGAAACCAGTAAGGAAAATGCTAGTTTTTACAGAACCGTAAAAAGTAATAAGGGTTTATTTGAAATAAACGATTACTATATTAATGGCAATATTCAGTTTAAAGGATTTGCTTCCAATAATGTTGAACCGTTTATCTACAACGGATTGTTAACATGGTACTATATAAACGGAGGAATTGAAAGTAAGGTTAACTTTAAAGACGGAATTCAAAATGGGCTTTATGAAAAGTTTTATACTAATGGTAAATTAGATAATACGGTGATGTATCTCAATGGTAAAAGAGATGGATTGTATAGAGAATATTATGATTCTGGCGAACTTCAGGGAAAAATGACTTATGTTAATGGTAAAAAAGAAGGTAGATCTATAGAATATTATAAAGACGGAAAGGAAAAATTTGTTCGTAATTTTAAGAATGACTCTTTAGATGGGAAATTCTCGGCTTATTGGGAAAATGGAAATCTTAAAGCTGATGGATTTTATGTGAATGGTGTTTTTCAAAATAAGTATACAGAATATTTTGAAGATGGAAAAGTAGCCGCAACAAGTAATATTATTAACGGAAAAATGGATGGAGAATATCTGATCTATTTTGATGATGGTAAACTTAAAACTCTCATTACCAATAAGAATGGAGTTATGAATGGTAAATATGAAGTTTATAACAGAAGTGGAAATCTTTTTAATAAAGGAAATGCCATGAACGGTTATCAGGAAGGTGAATGCTTCGATTATTACTACGAAGGTGAGCTGAGAAAAAAATATTTCATAAAGAATAAAAATGTTGACGGCAAATATTATGAATATTTCCGTGATAAAAAGATCTCAACTGAAGGAGAATTTAAAGATGGCAAAGCATTAAAATACAATTCAATTTCTTTGAGAAAAGAAAACGGAAAAACAGTTTCAGCAGAAATGACCCTCAAAGATGGTGTGGAAAACTGGAAATTTTATAATGATAAAATTTTAGTGGTAGAAGCATTTTATAAGGATGGATTTAAATCGGGTCTGTGGAAAATTTATTCAAAAAAAACAGGTAAACTTCTACAGACGAGAGATCATAAAAACAATCAAAAGGATGGTGAGCAGTATCTTCAAACCACAAGGATTGAAAATTTTGATCCTTTTCTGTTTCTGTCAGATAGGTTTATGCTGAAGCAATCTATTTTAGATATTAATTCAAACGACGTCCTGATTAATACTATAAATGATGAAGATGTAAATGTTTTGATATCCTCATTGTAG
- the polA gene encoding DNA polymerase I: MEATQDKRLFLIDAYAMIFRGYYALIRSPRITSTGIDTSAIFGFTNSLIELIRREKPTHLAVVFDVGQASVRTDDFAEYKANRSETPEAIKIAVPYIHRILEAMHIPYLGVEGYEADDVIGTIACKAEKEGYTTFMVTPDKDFAQLVTDKIKMYKPSSKGGEIEILGVEEVNAKYGIKDPKQVIDYLAMMGDAVDNIPGLDGVGEKTAMKFLQEFGSIENLLANTDQLKGKIKEKIEASAERGILSKKLATIICDAPVEFHQEQYDLETPDFEKVKIVFDEIEFTRLYENLYRAFAPAQTGLVTGDVQKNESKESQAETPQQKVAKNVGQLDLFATYEELDQATSTKSTITDNDHLYQFVDNPKAQKILVQNLLQQKAVCFDTETTSLNELEAELVGMSFSYKKGLAYYIPLSEDQGEVLQTLEIFRPFFEKEDLVKIAHNLKYDYKVLQQYNVTVKGAMFDTMIAHYLLNPDGRHGMDYLSEVYLNYKPVSIETIIGKKGKNQGSFRDADLRTQTDYAAEDADITFQLYELFAPQLKKENLEELFFNIEMPLMEVLAKMELAGISLDEKWLAQESIDLENDLRQLEAKIFEISGEEFNMNSPRQLGEVLFEKMQLDPKAKKTKTGQYATSEDILQKLASKHEIIQHILEYRTYQKLKSTYVDALPSQIDKDDNRVHTNFSQTTAATGRLASVNPNLQNIPIRTLRGQQIRGAFVSGEGKKIISADYSQIELRLIAEISGEDNMIKAFQDGEDIHASTAAKLFKIPLEEVSKTQRSQAKTVNFGILYGQGAFALAEQTGLSRSEAKQMIEAYYETYPKLKEYMAEQVKRARDIGYVETILGRKRHLKDINSGNFVVRGHAERNAVNAPVQGSAADVVKMAMIKIDKELVAQNLQTKMLLQVHDELLFEAPIEEVEAATKLIKKEMESAIETQVPLLVEVGVGKNWLEAH; encoded by the coding sequence ATGGAGGCAACACAAGATAAAAGGCTTTTTCTCATCGATGCGTATGCGATGATTTTCAGAGGATATTATGCATTGATCAGAAGTCCGAGAATTACAAGTACAGGAATTGATACATCTGCAATTTTTGGTTTTACGAATTCTTTGATCGAATTAATTAGAAGAGAAAAACCGACTCATTTAGCGGTTGTTTTTGATGTCGGTCAGGCAAGTGTAAGAACCGATGATTTTGCAGAATACAAAGCCAACCGAAGTGAAACTCCAGAAGCGATAAAAATTGCAGTTCCTTATATTCACAGAATTTTAGAGGCGATGCACATTCCTTATTTGGGAGTAGAAGGGTATGAAGCTGATGATGTTATCGGAACGATTGCATGCAAAGCAGAAAAAGAAGGGTATACTACATTTATGGTAACTCCTGATAAAGATTTTGCCCAATTGGTGACCGATAAAATTAAAATGTATAAACCATCATCAAAAGGTGGCGAAATAGAAATTTTAGGTGTCGAAGAAGTCAATGCAAAATACGGAATCAAAGATCCTAAACAGGTAATCGATTACTTGGCAATGATGGGGGATGCGGTAGATAATATTCCCGGATTAGATGGTGTTGGTGAAAAAACAGCTATGAAATTCTTACAAGAATTTGGGAGCATTGAAAATCTTTTAGCCAATACAGATCAACTGAAAGGTAAAATTAAAGAAAAGATTGAAGCTTCTGCAGAGCGAGGTATTTTATCTAAAAAATTAGCAACCATTATTTGCGATGCACCTGTAGAATTCCATCAGGAACAATACGATCTCGAAACTCCGGATTTTGAAAAAGTAAAAATTGTTTTTGATGAAATAGAATTTACAAGATTATATGAAAACCTGTATCGTGCTTTTGCTCCTGCACAAACTGGTTTGGTAACCGGTGATGTTCAGAAAAACGAAAGCAAAGAATCTCAGGCAGAAACGCCACAACAAAAAGTAGCTAAAAATGTTGGGCAACTCGATCTTTTTGCAACCTATGAAGAGCTCGATCAGGCAACTTCCACAAAATCTACGATTACAGACAACGACCATTTGTACCAGTTTGTAGACAATCCGAAAGCGCAGAAAATTTTAGTTCAAAACTTATTACAACAAAAAGCAGTTTGTTTCGATACAGAAACGACTTCTTTAAATGAGCTAGAAGCTGAATTGGTTGGAATGAGCTTTTCTTACAAAAAAGGTTTGGCGTATTACATTCCGCTTTCTGAAGATCAGGGCGAAGTTTTGCAAACGTTAGAAATTTTCAGACCTTTCTTTGAAAAGGAAGATTTGGTAAAGATTGCTCATAATCTGAAATACGATTATAAAGTTCTTCAACAATATAATGTTACGGTGAAAGGTGCAATGTTCGACACAATGATCGCCCATTACCTTTTAAATCCGGACGGAAGACATGGGATGGATTATCTTTCTGAAGTTTATTTGAATTATAAACCCGTTTCTATTGAAACTATTATTGGTAAAAAAGGTAAAAATCAGGGGAGCTTCAGAGACGCAGATTTGCGTACGCAGACCGATTACGCCGCTGAAGATGCAGATATTACTTTTCAGTTATATGAATTGTTTGCGCCACAATTAAAGAAAGAAAATTTAGAAGAACTTTTCTTCAATATCGAAATGCCTTTAATGGAAGTTTTAGCTAAAATGGAATTGGCTGGAATTTCTTTAGATGAAAAATGGCTGGCTCAGGAAAGTATTGATCTTGAAAATGATTTAAGACAACTAGAAGCTAAAATATTTGAAATTTCGGGTGAAGAATTTAATATGAATTCACCGAGACAATTGGGAGAAGTTTTATTTGAAAAAATGCAGCTCGACCCGAAAGCTAAAAAAACAAAAACCGGACAATACGCAACTTCGGAAGATATTTTGCAAAAACTGGCTTCAAAACACGAAATTATTCAGCATATTTTAGAATACAGAACCTATCAGAAATTAAAATCAACTTATGTAGATGCTTTGCCGTCGCAAATTGATAAAGACGATAATCGTGTTCATACCAATTTCTCACAAACTACGGCTGCAACTGGTCGTTTGGCAAGTGTAAATCCGAATTTACAGAATATTCCGATCCGTACGTTGAGAGGTCAGCAAATTCGTGGAGCGTTTGTTTCGGGAGAAGGAAAGAAAATTATTTCTGCCGATTATTCTCAGATCGAATTGCGTCTGATTGCCGAAATTTCCGGTGAAGATAATATGATAAAAGCATTCCAGGATGGTGAAGATATTCACGCTTCTACGGCAGCTAAATTATTTAAAATTCCATTGGAAGAAGTTTCAAAAACGCAGAGAAGTCAGGCAAAAACCGTCAATTTTGGAATTTTATACGGTCAGGGAGCTTTTGCTTTAGCTGAACAAACTGGATTATCGAGATCAGAAGCCAAGCAAATGATAGAGGCGTATTACGAAACCTACCCGAAATTGAAAGAATACATGGCGGAGCAAGTGAAAAGAGCTCGTGATATTGGTTATGTAGAAACGATTTTGGGAAGAAAACGTCATTTAAAAGATATCAATTCAGGGAATTTTGTAGTAAGAGGTCATGCTGAAAGAAACGCTGTGAATGCTCCGGTTCAGGGAAGCGCAGCCGATGTTGTAAAAATGGCGATGATCAAAATTGATAAAGAATTGGTAGCTCAAAATCTTCAGACCAAAATGCTTCTTCAGGTACATGACGAATTGTTGTTTGAGGCACCAATCGAAGAAGTTGAAGCTGCTACAAAACTGATCAAAAAAGAAATGGAAAGCGCTATTGAAACGCAGGTGCCTTTATTGGTGGAGGTTGGAGTAGGGAAGAACTGGTTGGAAGCGCATTAA
- a CDS encoding HD domain-containing protein, with protein sequence MNIQDIYQRTIKFAAQKHTDSNQTIPGTNLPYIVHLSNVAMEIFIAAEKTKNFNIELAIQVSLLHDILEDTEVTFDELENEFGKTVAIGVLALTKKNNLPKEDKMMDSLQRIKQQSKEVWAVKLADRITNLQRPPHFWSVEKIKKYKEEALTILNELSGGNEYLENRLGEKIKDYNL encoded by the coding sequence ATGAATATTCAGGATATCTATCAAAGAACGATAAAATTCGCAGCTCAAAAACACACTGACTCTAATCAGACAATTCCAGGAACCAATCTTCCATATATTGTTCATCTCAGTAATGTCGCAATGGAGATTTTTATTGCGGCTGAGAAAACAAAAAACTTCAATATTGAGCTCGCAATTCAAGTTTCTTTATTACATGATATTTTGGAAGATACCGAAGTTACTTTTGATGAACTTGAAAATGAATTTGGGAAAACAGTTGCAATAGGTGTTCTAGCTTTAACTAAAAAAAACAATCTTCCAAAAGAAGACAAAATGATGGACAGCCTACAAAGAATCAAACAACAATCTAAAGAAGTATGGGCTGTAAAATTGGCAGACAGAATTACCAATTTACAGCGTCCTCCACATTTTTGGTCAGTAGAAAAAATCAAAAAATATAAAGAAGAAGCTTTAACTATTCTCAACGAACTTAGTGGAGGAAATGAGTACCTCGAAAATCGATTGGGAGAAAAAATTAAAGATTATAACCTGTAG
- a CDS encoding YIP1 family protein, with the protein MNWKTIFNPFLKFDEKKLLIAGILVFGLNIFICYYVDFANDSIFHYSNLDEGQGIWDILKINSLSYILAVVILFILAKILNGKTRFIDILNTVFISQIPLMVMIPVNGLPFYKKAVDNLSENINTPQSIPVGDMAMVTVWGFVSLILLVYSIVLYYNGFKTATNIKKWQHIVLFAFVSLVITIVSQVIF; encoded by the coding sequence ATGAACTGGAAAACTATTTTTAATCCTTTTTTGAAGTTTGACGAAAAGAAACTTTTGATTGCCGGAATACTCGTTTTTGGGCTCAATATTTTTATTTGTTATTATGTAGATTTTGCCAACGACAGTATTTTTCATTATTCAAACCTAGATGAAGGCCAAGGAATTTGGGACATATTAAAAATCAACAGTTTAAGTTATATTTTAGCAGTTGTTATTCTTTTTATTTTAGCTAAGATCCTAAATGGTAAAACAAGATTTATTGATATTTTAAACACCGTATTCATTTCTCAAATACCGTTAATGGTAATGATTCCCGTGAACGGATTACCATTTTATAAAAAAGCAGTAGACAATCTTTCTGAAAACATCAACACTCCACAAAGCATCCCGGTTGGAGATATGGCGATGGTGACAGTTTGGGGATTTGTCAGTTTAATTCTTCTTGTTTACAGTATTGTACTTTACTACAATGGCTTTAAAACCGCAACCAATATCAAAAAATGGCAACACATTGTGCTATTTGCATTTGTATCACTCGTAATCACAATTGTAAGCCAGGTTATATTTTAA
- a CDS encoding prephenate dehydrogenase — translation MKISIIGVGLIGGSIALKLKQKKTADFIYGIDNNTENLDEALTLNIINEKADLKTGIQNSDLVIIAIPVDSARKILPEVLDLISDQQTVMDVGSTKSGIVNAVKNHPKRSRFVAFHPMWGTENHGPKSAIAESFSGKAGVICNREESAEDALELVENIVKSLDMHLIYMNAEDHDIHTAYISHISHITSYALANTVLEKEKEEDTIFQLASSGFSSTVRLAKSHPEMWVPIFKQNKENVLDVLNEHISQLRKFKSALEKDNFEYLEELISNANKIRGILDK, via the coding sequence ATGAAAATAAGTATCATTGGTGTAGGATTGATCGGCGGATCGATTGCCCTAAAATTAAAACAGAAAAAAACAGCAGATTTCATTTATGGGATCGACAACAATACTGAAAATCTTGATGAAGCTTTAACTTTGAATATCATTAATGAAAAAGCAGATTTAAAAACTGGAATTCAAAACTCAGATTTGGTTATTATTGCCATTCCTGTAGATTCAGCGAGGAAAATTCTTCCTGAGGTTTTAGACCTAATTTCGGATCAGCAAACGGTGATGGATGTGGGTTCTACAAAATCAGGAATTGTAAATGCTGTAAAAAACCATCCAAAAAGATCAAGATTTGTAGCCTTTCACCCAATGTGGGGAACCGAAAACCACGGTCCGAAATCGGCAATTGCTGAAAGTTTTTCAGGAAAAGCAGGAGTAATCTGTAATCGTGAAGAATCTGCAGAAGACGCTTTAGAATTGGTAGAAAACATCGTGAAAAGTCTTGACATGCATTTAATTTACATGAATGCGGAAGATCATGACATTCATACTGCGTATATTTCGCATATTTCACATATTACTTCTTATGCTTTAGCTAACACGGTTTTAGAGAAAGAAAAAGAAGAAGACACTATTTTTCAGTTGGCAAGTTCAGGTTTCTCGAGCACTGTTCGTCTGGCAAAATCTCATCCTGAAATGTGGGTTCCGATTTTTAAACAAAACAAAGAAAATGTGCTCGATGTTTTGAATGAACATATCTCTCAGCTCAGAAAATTCAAATCTGCTTTAGAAAAAGATAATTTTGAATATTTGGAAGAATTAATCAGTAACGCGAATAAAATCCGCGGAATTCTCGATAAATAA
- a CDS encoding DUF4256 domain-containing protein, whose amino-acid sequence MPQKKQLSEKETIELLDILQQRFEKNKSRHENLEWTKIEAKLNSNPSKLWSLYQMENSGGEPDIVDYDEKTDEYIFFDCSAESPKGRRSFCYDREALDGRKEHKPQNDVITAAKEMGVELLSEEHYRYLQTLGKFDLKTSSWIKTPKDIRELGGALFCDRRYNTVFVYHNGAESYYAARAFRGVLRV is encoded by the coding sequence ATGCCACAAAAAAAACAATTATCCGAAAAAGAAACCATAGAACTTCTTGATATTCTGCAACAACGTTTTGAGAAAAACAAAAGCCGTCATGAAAATCTGGAGTGGACAAAAATTGAGGCGAAATTAAATTCAAATCCATCAAAATTGTGGTCACTTTATCAGATGGAAAACTCAGGTGGAGAACCCGATATTGTAGATTATGATGAAAAAACTGATGAATATATTTTCTTCGACTGTTCAGCTGAAAGTCCAAAAGGCAGAAGAAGCTTTTGCTACGACCGTGAAGCTTTGGATGGCAGAAAAGAACATAAGCCACAAAATGATGTCATCACAGCTGCCAAAGAAATGGGTGTAGAACTACTTTCTGAAGAGCACTACCGTTATTTACAAACGTTAGGAAAATTTGATCTGAAAACTTCAAGCTGGATCAAAACTCCTAAAGACATCAGAGAATTAGGAGGCGCTTTATTTTGTGACCGTCGCTACAATACGGTTTTTGTCTATCACAACGGAGCCGAGTCTTATTATGCAGCGAGAGCTTTTAGAGGTGTTTTGAGGGTTTAA
- a CDS encoding GLPGLI family protein — protein sequence MKSCLFLLVLFFSLSTAQTNRFFYEVKFKEDSTQTEHQKVFMVLDVNPNETKYYDNTFLEKDSINKANHSQLTNWTSQIPITRKKNSNKNINYTFIDDQLYSYPTEDLIQWKLSDKTKKYLHFNLQQATTNFGGRKWTAWFTKDIPLSEGPYKFTGLPGLIVLLEDDHNQYSFSLIKSKKLEKTYDTSNFLEVRYGNKPLPISEKIYLKKSLEYYNDPLQEIRAEMKNGTIKSYEDGGKRYSKPEELVPLIREEQEYIRQNNNPIELNKAIKYPLK from the coding sequence ATGAAAAGTTGCTTATTTCTACTTGTATTATTTTTCAGTCTGAGTACTGCACAAACCAACCGCTTTTTCTACGAGGTAAAGTTTAAAGAAGACTCTACCCAAACTGAACATCAGAAAGTTTTTATGGTTTTGGATGTTAATCCTAATGAAACAAAATATTATGATAATACTTTTTTGGAAAAAGATTCCATCAATAAAGCAAATCATTCCCAGCTTACGAACTGGACAAGTCAAATTCCTATAACCAGAAAGAAAAATTCAAATAAAAACATCAATTACACTTTTATAGACGATCAGCTTTATTCTTATCCTACCGAAGATTTGATACAATGGAAATTGTCTGATAAAACTAAAAAATATTTGCACTTTAATCTTCAGCAAGCAACTACAAATTTTGGTGGCAGAAAATGGACGGCTTGGTTTACAAAAGATATCCCGCTTTCAGAAGGTCCTTATAAATTCACAGGATTACCGGGTCTCATCGTTTTGTTGGAAGACGATCACAACCAATATAGTTTTAGTCTTATTAAAAGTAAAAAATTAGAAAAGACATACGATACATCAAACTTTTTGGAAGTTCGCTATGGAAACAAACCACTTCCGATAAGCGAGAAAATATATCTGAAAAAATCTCTTGAATATTATAATGATCCTTTGCAGGAAATAAGAGCAGAAATGAAAAACGGAACAATAAAAAGCTATGAAGACGGAGGAAAACGTTATAGTAAACCTGAAGAATTAGTACCTTTAATCCGAGAAGAGCAGGAATATATCCGCCAAAATAATAATCCTATTGAGCTTAATAAAGCGATAAAATATCCTTTGAAATAA